Below is a genomic region from Leptospira yasudae.
CGCTTCGCAAGGGTTTCTTTCCCTCTTTCGTTCCAACGCAGAACAGAGAATCACCGCCGAAGACGCGGGAAAAATTCTCCATCTTCTATTCGGAAAATCGCATGCGTTTTTGGATCGTCTTTGGCGCGGGACTTCGTTGATTACCACGGACATGGATTCGCACGTTCAGATTCATCCCGAACTCAGAGTGTCTTATACGGAAACGACTCTTTCCATCTATAACGAGAATTCTTCCTCTCATACCTGGATCGGTTTGGGCACTTGGAATTCCTCCCCCGAAGAAGCGATCTATACGATCACCGTTCCTCCGGGAAGCATCTGCACGAAACTTTCCCTTTGGATCGACGGCGAGGAAAGACCGGCGAGGCTGACTTTCAAATCGACGGCGCATAACGCGTATCAGACGATCGTGGGCGCGGAAAGAAGAGATCCTTCCTATGTCGAATGGCTGGACGGAAATCGTCTGCGCCTGCGCGTGTTTCCGGTGACTCCGGAAAATTATAGAATGGTCCGCATCGGAATCGTATCCCCTCTCAAGGCGGACCTCGCTTCCGACGGAAAAGAAATTCTTTCCTATGAAAGAATCAAAATCGAAGGTCCGGTTGCCGATTTTGCGGATCAAAAGGTGAACGTGGATTTGTTTTCAAGCGCGCCGATCGAACTCGACCCGAACGGAATTTCTCTCAAGGAAAAAGTCGTATCGGATTCGCAAGTGCGTCAATGGACCGGAAACTCCGGTTTTCGCGGCTGGTCGTTTTCCTTTCCGGCGACAAAACCGGGTGGAACGATTTCCGCCGGAGGTGTGACATACAACGTTCTTCCTGAACAAACTGCGATCAAAGACTTTCAACCCGATCGGGTTCTTGTCGTATTAAATTCTTCCCTTTCCCGTTCGACTTGGAAGGAAGTCGTTCAAAAAATTTACGACTCCGGAATTCCGGTTACGATCCTTACCAACGAATGGTTTTATACGAAAGACGCGGATAAGGCGATGCGGTATTTGGACGAATGCGAAATTCCCGCCTTCAATCTGTTTCCGCTGCACTTGAACGAAATACCGGAAACTTCTAAGGTTGCCGGAAAAAATCCTCTTTGGGTCGTATCGGGAGAGAATCAATCGATTCCTTTGGGAGAACTCAGAGGCTCTTCCCGATTTGAGGGGATTCAAACCGCCGCAGGCAAACGGAACGAGCCGTATAAGATCGCGATCCTCAACGGAAAACGTTCCGAATACGTCGCGAGCCTAATCGATCTGAATCAAGTCGTGTCGGTCGCGGAAAACGAAGACGAACTCTTTGCGGTTCTCAAGAAGAAACAAATCCGTTTGCCGATCGAAAAAGAAGGAATCGT
It encodes:
- a CDS encoding XrtN system VIT domain-containing protein, whose protein sequence is MAIGKKIQDYFLGELNLLGFKIHNRILAIFGLIATIVILIGIAYGIMELSWRIQYHPSEFANFLFFGSLAIVFFSLFSLLLYALFPGYKPFLIFTLILSAICFTANSYILNHEVFPPFTERTVWALWISFSLLAASLIHERIPSIALLFFQPFLIMGAFISLSFALVLAPVMVFSWALVWMAGLGFLPYGPLFAMTAFGKAVHKIHSSFPSGNQKRISAALMIGTTVLLLSYSGYYFFQWKHAEYILTKPETIQGNNRIDADLPEWIQKAAHLRVNHVTEMVLQPDRRSAMGLFAAQSQFDPLAYFASQGFLSLFRSNAEQRITAEDAGKILHLLFGKSHAFLDRLWRGTSLITTDMDSHVQIHPELRVSYTETTLSIYNENSSSHTWIGLGTWNSSPEEAIYTITVPPGSICTKLSLWIDGEERPARLTFKSTAHNAYQTIVGAERRDPSYVEWLDGNRLRLRVFPVTPENYRMVRIGIVSPLKADLASDGKEILSYERIKIEGPVADFADQKVNVDLFSSAPIELDPNGISLKEKVVSDSQVRQWTGNSGFRGWSFSFPATKPGGTISAGGVTYNVLPEQTAIKDFQPDRVLVVLNSSLSRSTWKEVVQKIYDSGIPVTILTNEWFYTKDADKAMRYLDECEIPAFNLFPLHLNEIPETSKVAGKNPLWVVSGENQSIPLGELRGSSRFEGIQTAAGKRNEPYKIAILNGKRSEYVASLIDLNQVVSVAENEDELFAVLKKKQIRLPIEKEGIVSLPHAKLTLETTNGSNVKRPGSDLLIRMAIQRRILKQLGKRFFDRDLENGDLVDLARDAMVVSPVSTLIVLETENDYNRFGIKAGKSALGQSKLEAPGAVPEPGEWLLLICVVFGLIVYFKTRRQFA